The following proteins come from a genomic window of Achromobacter deleyi:
- the crcB gene encoding fluoride efflux transporter CrcB, with protein sequence MSAYQTLIPLNFLAVGLGAMLGAWARWLVSLWLNTGSWPWGTLAANLTGGYLVGLVLALVAGHPEWPAWVRLGAITGFMGGLTTFSTFSAETVAMLERGAYAGALGYAGISLIGSLLLTGLGLATVSLLR encoded by the coding sequence ATGTCCGCCTACCAGACCCTGATTCCCCTGAATTTCCTGGCCGTGGGGCTGGGCGCCATGCTTGGCGCCTGGGCCCGCTGGCTGGTCAGCCTGTGGCTCAATACCGGGTCCTGGCCCTGGGGCACGCTGGCGGCCAACCTGACCGGCGGCTACCTGGTGGGATTGGTGCTGGCGCTGGTGGCCGGCCATCCCGAGTGGCCGGCCTGGGTGCGGCTGGGGGCCATCACCGGCTTCATGGGCGGGCTGACCACCTTTTCGACCTTCTCGGCCGAGACCGTCGCCATGCTGGAGCGCGGCGCCTATGCCGGCGCGCTGGGCTACGCCGGGATCAGCCTGATCGGGTCGTTGCTGCTGACCGGATTGGGACTGGCGACGGTCAGCCTGCTGCGCTGA
- the hpnE gene encoding hydroxysqualene dehydroxylase HpnE, producing MKAAVIGAGWAGLAASVALREAGAKVTVFEAGHTPGGRARRVFHDGFESPLDNGQHLLSGAYKHTLALMRRVGRNPDALLMRRSLRLASLDGRFRLSAPRLPAPLHMAVAILGARGLTWSDRFATLRLMRGLRAMSWTPPRDWTVQQLLHYHGQSDALIRQVWEPLCLAALNTPVASASAGLFARVLRDSLAGNREDSDLLLPCTDLSALWPDAAARQVTMRYGSTVRQLQPSEDGIDINQERFDAAVLAVPPTFAARLLEAPLRAAGATGLLDALRAFDYLPIATLNLRLAGPWRLPEPMMMLREEPARGHVGQWLFDRAQLAGDALAGELAVVASAATGLAERNRHQAIEALIDQVAEQAAGHPQRLPPMPEVTAAELFIEKRATFAAVPGLTRPLNSTPWSTLALAGDWTDTGYPGVLEGAVRSGLEAARVLNPRVSAAG from the coding sequence GTGAAGGCGGCGGTCATCGGCGCCGGCTGGGCGGGCCTGGCGGCCAGCGTCGCCCTGCGCGAGGCCGGCGCCAAGGTCACCGTCTTCGAAGCCGGGCACACGCCCGGCGGCCGCGCCCGGCGCGTGTTCCACGACGGCTTCGAGTCGCCGCTGGACAACGGCCAGCACCTGCTGTCCGGCGCCTACAAGCACACGCTGGCGCTGATGCGCCGGGTGGGCCGCAACCCCGATGCCCTGCTGATGCGCCGGTCGCTGCGGCTGGCGAGCCTGGACGGCCGTTTCCGGCTGTCGGCGCCGCGCCTGCCCGCGCCCCTGCACATGGCGGTGGCGATCCTGGGCGCGCGCGGCCTGACGTGGTCCGACCGCTTCGCCACGCTGCGCCTGATGCGCGGCCTGCGCGCCATGTCCTGGACGCCACCGCGCGACTGGACCGTGCAGCAGCTGCTGCACTACCACGGCCAATCCGACGCCCTGATCCGCCAGGTCTGGGAGCCGCTCTGCCTGGCCGCCCTGAACACCCCCGTGGCCAGCGCCAGCGCCGGGCTGTTCGCCCGCGTGCTGCGCGACAGCCTGGCCGGCAACCGCGAGGACAGCGACCTGCTGCTGCCCTGCACCGACCTGTCGGCGCTGTGGCCGGATGCCGCCGCGCGCCAGGTCACCATGCGCTACGGCAGCACGGTGCGCCAGCTGCAGCCGTCGGAAGACGGCATCGACATCAACCAGGAACGCTTCGACGCCGCCGTGCTGGCGGTGCCGCCGACCTTCGCCGCGCGCCTGCTGGAGGCGCCGCTGCGGGCCGCGGGCGCGACCGGGCTGCTGGACGCCTTGCGCGCCTTCGACTACCTGCCGATCGCCACGCTCAACCTGCGGCTGGCCGGCCCCTGGCGGCTACCCGAACCCATGATGATGCTGCGCGAGGAGCCCGCCCGCGGCCACGTCGGCCAATGGCTGTTCGACCGCGCGCAACTGGCCGGCGACGCCCTGGCCGGCGAACTGGCGGTGGTCGCCAGCGCCGCCACCGGCCTGGCCGAACGCAACCGCCACCAGGCCATCGAGGCCCTGATCGACCAGGTGGCCGAGCAGGCCGCGGGCCATCCGCAGCGGCTGCCGCCGATGCCGGAAGTGACCGCGGCGGAATTGTTCATCGAGAAGCGCGCCACCTTCGCGGCGGTGCCGGGCCTGACCCGGCCGTTGAACAGCACCCCCTGGTCCACGCTGGCGCTGGCCGGCGACTGGACCGACACCGGCTATCCCGGGGTGCTGGAAGGCGCCGTGCGCAGCGGCCTGGAAGCGGCGCGGGTGCTGAACCCGCGCGTCAGCGCAGCAGGCTGA
- the hpnD gene encoding presqualene diphosphate synthase HpnD yields MTPDEYCQEKAAKSGSSFYYSFLFLPPERRRAITALYAYCREVDDVVDECTDPSLARIKLAWWRTQVDQMFDGKPDHPVTRALLPHLQSCSITRERLLAVVDGMEMDLDQTRYLDWPGLRKYCWHAAGVVGELSAGVFGYTDPATLVYAEKLGLAFQMTNIIRDVGDDARRGRIYIPVNDMQQFEVKASDILNGEYSERFSALMKFQAERARELYREAMRSLPEVDRRAQRPGLMMAAIYHALLDEIERDNWQVLHQRISLTPLRKLWLAWKTWVGGGRGLVRRLAR; encoded by the coding sequence ATGACCCCTGACGAGTACTGCCAGGAGAAAGCCGCCAAGAGCGGTTCCAGCTTCTACTATTCCTTCCTGTTCCTGCCGCCCGAGCGGCGTCGCGCCATCACGGCGCTGTACGCCTATTGCCGCGAGGTCGACGACGTGGTGGACGAATGCACCGATCCGTCGCTGGCGCGCATCAAGCTGGCGTGGTGGCGTACGCAGGTCGACCAGATGTTCGACGGCAAGCCCGACCATCCCGTGACCCGCGCGCTGCTGCCGCACCTGCAGAGCTGTTCGATCACGCGCGAACGCCTGCTGGCGGTGGTCGACGGCATGGAAATGGATCTCGACCAGACCCGCTACCTGGACTGGCCCGGCCTGCGCAAGTATTGCTGGCACGCCGCCGGCGTGGTCGGCGAACTGTCGGCCGGCGTCTTCGGCTACACCGATCCGGCCACGCTGGTCTATGCCGAAAAGCTCGGGCTGGCGTTCCAGATGACCAACATCATCCGCGACGTGGGCGACGACGCCCGCCGCGGCCGCATCTACATTCCGGTCAACGACATGCAGCAGTTCGAGGTCAAAGCCTCGGACATCCTGAATGGCGAGTATTCCGAGCGCTTCTCGGCCCTGATGAAGTTCCAGGCCGAGCGCGCCCGCGAGCTGTACCGCGAGGCGATGCGCAGCCTGCCCGAGGTCGACCGGCGCGCGCAACGTCCCGGCCTGATGATGGCGGCGATCTATCACGCGCTGCTCGACGAGATCGAGCGCGACAACTGGCAGGTGCTGCACCAGCGCATCTCGCTGACCCCGCTGCGCAAGCTGTGGCTGGCGTGGAAGACCTGGGTAGGCGGCGGACGCGGACTGGTCCGCCGGTTGGCACGGTGA
- the hpnC gene encoding squalene synthase HpnC: MPIDHYENFPVASLLLPRRLRGAVTDLYRFARAADDIADEGSASDDERLTQLAAFRAELHRIGAEPGATPAPGAPALAGIFVPLAATIARHQLPITPFYDLLSAFEQDISVKRYDDYATLADYCTRSANPVGRLMLHLFEAADPRNVEQSDAICTGLQLVNFWQDVRVDWHKHRVYLPQEDLRRFGVSEEDLAAARLTPDWRALMAFQVERTRALLHFGAPLARRLPGRIGLELRLVVQGGLRVLERIEACGYDVFMNRPELGAKDWAIMLWRSIK, from the coding sequence ATGCCCATCGATCACTACGAGAATTTTCCCGTCGCCTCGCTGCTGCTGCCGCGCAGGCTGCGCGGCGCCGTGACCGATCTGTACCGGTTTGCCCGCGCGGCGGACGACATCGCCGACGAAGGCAGCGCCAGCGACGACGAACGGCTGACCCAACTGGCGGCCTTCCGCGCCGAACTGCACCGCATCGGCGCCGAACCGGGCGCCACGCCCGCGCCCGGCGCGCCGGCGCTGGCCGGCATTTTCGTGCCGCTGGCCGCCACCATCGCCCGCCACCAGCTGCCCATCACGCCGTTCTACGACCTGTTGTCGGCCTTCGAGCAGGACATCAGCGTCAAGCGCTACGACGACTACGCCACGCTGGCCGACTACTGCACCCGCTCGGCCAACCCGGTCGGGCGGCTGATGCTGCACCTGTTCGAGGCCGCCGATCCCCGGAACGTCGAGCAGTCCGACGCCATCTGCACCGGGTTGCAGCTGGTGAACTTCTGGCAGGATGTGCGGGTCGATTGGCACAAGCACCGCGTCTACCTGCCGCAGGAAGACCTGCGCCGCTTCGGCGTCTCGGAAGAAGACCTGGCGGCCGCGCGCCTGACGCCGGACTGGCGCGCCCTGATGGCGTTCCAGGTCGAACGGACCCGCGCGCTGCTACACTTCGGCGCTCCGCTGGCGCGCCGCCTGCCGGGCCGCATCGGCCTGGAGCTGCGCCTGGTGGTGCAAGGCGGGCTGCGCGTGCTGGAACGGATCGAGGCGTGCGGCTACGATGTATTCATGAACCGACCCGAATTGGGCGCCAAGGACTGGGCCATCATGCTGTGGCGCTCAATCAAGTAA
- the alr gene encoding alanine racemase, giving the protein MPRPISATVSVSALAHNLAAVRSHLDQTAAAAAGLPPSIWAVIKANAYGHGIEQAVAGFSKAQGLAMLDLDEAVRCREAGWGGPILLLEGFFNPSDLEIVDRYHLSITVHQREQLDMLARARLSRRVDIMLKLNSGMNRLGFSPAAYPAAHERALLLQQQGVIGSIGKMTHFACADGPQGITEQMAVFNSVTHKMTGPVSVCNSAATLRFAEVAVGSQTQAHWVRPGICLYGASPFADAEASTFGLKPAMSMRSEIIAVQELKAGDLVGYGALFRADRAMRVGIVACGYADGYPRHAATGTPVVVAGIRTRLVGRVSMDMLIVDLDPIPAAGVGAPVSLWGEEGPSVDEVALAAGTIGYELLCALAPRVPVTRDA; this is encoded by the coding sequence ATGCCCCGCCCAATTTCAGCCACCGTTTCCGTTTCCGCCCTGGCCCACAATCTGGCTGCCGTGCGCAGCCACCTCGACCAGACCGCTGCCGCGGCCGCCGGCCTGCCGCCGTCGATCTGGGCGGTGATCAAGGCCAATGCCTACGGCCACGGCATCGAGCAGGCCGTCGCCGGTTTTTCCAAGGCGCAGGGGCTGGCCATGCTGGACCTGGACGAGGCCGTACGCTGTCGCGAGGCCGGTTGGGGCGGCCCGATCCTGCTGCTCGAAGGCTTCTTCAATCCGTCCGATCTCGAGATCGTCGACCGCTACCACCTGAGCATCACCGTGCACCAGCGCGAACAGCTCGACATGCTGGCCCGCGCCCGCCTGTCGCGCCGCGTGGACATCATGCTCAAGCTCAACAGCGGCATGAACCGGCTGGGCTTTTCGCCCGCCGCCTATCCCGCCGCCCACGAGCGCGCGCTGCTGCTGCAGCAGCAGGGCGTGATCGGCTCGATCGGCAAGATGACCCATTTCGCCTGCGCCGACGGCCCCCAGGGCATCACCGAGCAGATGGCGGTGTTCAATTCGGTGACGCATAAGATGACCGGGCCCGTCAGCGTCTGCAATTCGGCGGCCACCCTGCGCTTCGCCGAGGTCGCCGTGGGTTCCCAGACCCAGGCGCACTGGGTCCGTCCCGGCATCTGCCTGTACGGCGCCTCGCCCTTCGCCGACGCCGAGGCCAGCACTTTCGGCCTCAAGCCGGCCATGTCGATGCGTTCCGAGATCATCGCGGTGCAGGAACTGAAGGCCGGCGACTTGGTCGGCTACGGCGCGCTGTTCCGCGCCGACCGCGCCATGCGCGTCGGCATCGTCGCCTGCGGCTACGCCGATGGCTATCCGCGCCACGCCGCCACCGGCACCCCGGTGGTCGTGGCCGGCATCCGCACCCGGCTGGTCGGGCGGGTGTCGATGGACATGCTGATCGTCGACCTGGACCCGATTCCGGCCGCCGGCGTCGGCGCCCCGGTGTCGCTGTGGGGCGAAGAAGGCCCGTCGGTGGACGAAGTCGCCCTGGCGGCCGGCACCATCGGCTACGAGCTGCTGTGCGCCCTGGCGCCGCGCGTGCCGGTCACCCGGGACGCCTGA
- a CDS encoding SDR family oxidoreductase, whose protein sequence is MKDKCVLITGATKGIGWALTQRLSDMGCHVVGIARNTGDVDFPGYLYACDLADAGRTEEVLREIREKFPVDAVVNNVGIASPQPLGEIDLATLYNVLDLNVRVAVQVTQAFIESMKVRRAGRIVNVCSRAIHGGLERTAYSAAKSALVGCTRTWALELAEYGVTANAVAPGPIETEMFRATRPAGSEGEKRALASVPMKRLGTPAEVAAAIAFLLSDDAGFITGQVLGVDGGGSLGGRS, encoded by the coding sequence ATGAAGGACAAATGCGTGCTCATCACGGGCGCCACCAAAGGCATAGGCTGGGCCCTTACGCAACGGCTGTCCGACATGGGTTGTCATGTGGTCGGTATCGCGCGCAATACCGGAGACGTGGACTTTCCGGGCTATCTCTATGCCTGTGACCTGGCCGACGCCGGCCGCACCGAGGAAGTGCTGCGCGAGATCCGCGAGAAATTCCCGGTCGACGCCGTGGTCAACAACGTCGGCATCGCCTCGCCGCAGCCGCTGGGCGAAATCGACCTGGCCACCCTGTACAACGTGCTGGACCTGAACGTTCGCGTCGCCGTGCAGGTGACGCAGGCCTTCATCGAATCGATGAAGGTGCGCCGCGCCGGCCGTATCGTCAACGTCTGCAGCCGCGCCATCCACGGCGGGCTGGAACGCACCGCCTATTCGGCCGCCAAGAGCGCGCTGGTGGGCTGCACCCGCACCTGGGCGCTGGAACTGGCCGAATACGGCGTGACCGCCAACGCGGTGGCGCCCGGCCCCATCGAGACCGAAATGTTCCGCGCCACCCGTCCCGCGGGCAGCGAGGGCGAGAAGCGCGCGCTGGCCTCGGTGCCGATGAAGCGCCTGGGCACGCCGGCCGAAGTGGCCGCCGCCATCGCCTTCCTGCTGTCGGACGACGCCGGCTTCATCACCGGCCAGGTGCTGGGCGTGGACGGCGGCGGCAGCCTGGGCGGCCGCTCCTGA
- the hpaI gene encoding 4-hydroxy-2-oxoheptanedioate aldolase — MDILTNQFKRALRAGTPQIGLWAGLASAYTSEIIAGAGFDWLLIDGEHAPNTLQTTLAQLQSVAAYPVAPVVRPAWNDPVQIKQILDTGAQTLLVPMVQSAEEAAAAVAAVRYPPTGIRGVGSALARSSRWNRIPNYLERANDEMCVLVQIETPRGVDALEAILAVDGVDGAFIGPADLSASMGYLGQPEHPEVTRTIDAAIGRIVKSGKAAGILHSGVTQARHYLSLGATFVAVGVDAVLLARAAEKLAGEFKDLKPVAKAGGPY, encoded by the coding sequence ATGGATATCCTGACCAATCAATTCAAGCGCGCGCTGCGCGCCGGTACGCCCCAGATCGGCCTGTGGGCCGGCCTGGCCAGCGCCTACACCTCCGAGATCATCGCCGGCGCCGGCTTCGACTGGCTGCTGATCGACGGCGAGCACGCCCCAAACACGCTGCAGACCACGCTGGCGCAGCTGCAATCGGTGGCCGCCTATCCGGTGGCGCCGGTGGTGCGCCCGGCCTGGAACGACCCGGTGCAGATCAAGCAGATCCTCGACACCGGCGCCCAGACGCTGCTGGTGCCGATGGTGCAGTCGGCCGAAGAGGCCGCGGCGGCGGTGGCCGCGGTGCGCTATCCGCCGACGGGCATCCGTGGCGTGGGCAGCGCGCTGGCGCGTTCGTCGCGCTGGAACCGCATCCCCAACTACCTGGAACGCGCCAACGACGAGATGTGCGTGCTGGTGCAGATCGAGACGCCGCGCGGCGTGGACGCGCTGGAAGCCATCCTGGCGGTGGACGGCGTCGACGGCGCCTTCATCGGCCCGGCCGACCTGTCGGCCAGCATGGGCTACCTGGGCCAGCCCGAGCATCCCGAGGTCACGCGGACCATCGACGCGGCCATCGGCCGCATCGTCAAGTCGGGCAAGGCCGCCGGCATCCTGCACAGCGGCGTGACCCAGGCCAGGCATTACCTGTCGCTGGGCGCGACCTTCGTGGCGGTGGGCGTGGACGCGGTGCTGCTGGCGCGCGCGGCCGAGAAGCTGGCGGGCGAGTTCAAGGACCTCAAGCCGGTCGCCAAGGCCGGCGGGCCTTACTGA
- the hpaH gene encoding 2-oxo-hept-4-ene-1,7-dioate hydratase — protein MLDTTTVRALAARLHDAERSRQQIRQISLEHPDITIADAYAIQRAWMDIKLGEGRVKRGHKIGLTSRAMQLSSQIDEPDFGMLLDDMFFEDGGDIPAGRFILPRLEVELAFVLGKRLQGPNVTLFQVYDAVDYVIPALEIIDARSHGIDPDSKRPRKVFDTIADNAANAGVVMGGRPVKIGELDLRWIGAILSRNAVIEETGVAAGVLNHPANGVVWLANKLAAHEVALEAGEIILSGSFTRPVAARPGDTFNVDYGVLGSVNCHFI, from the coding sequence ATGCTCGACACCACCACCGTGCGCGCCCTGGCCGCACGCCTGCACGACGCTGAACGCAGCCGCCAGCAGATCCGCCAGATCTCGCTGGAGCATCCCGACATCACCATCGCCGACGCCTATGCCATCCAGCGCGCCTGGATGGACATCAAGCTGGGCGAGGGCCGCGTCAAGCGCGGCCACAAGATCGGCCTGACCTCGCGCGCCATGCAACTGTCGTCGCAGATCGACGAGCCCGATTTCGGCATGCTGCTGGACGACATGTTCTTCGAGGACGGCGGCGACATTCCCGCCGGCCGCTTCATCCTGCCGCGGCTGGAGGTGGAACTGGCCTTCGTGCTGGGCAAGCGCCTGCAGGGCCCGAACGTGACGCTGTTCCAGGTGTACGACGCGGTCGACTACGTGATCCCGGCGCTGGAGATCATCGATGCCCGCTCGCACGGCATCGACCCCGACAGCAAGCGTCCGCGCAAAGTGTTCGACACCATCGCCGACAACGCCGCCAACGCCGGCGTGGTGATGGGCGGACGGCCGGTGAAGATCGGCGAGCTGGACCTGCGCTGGATCGGCGCGATCCTGTCGCGCAATGCGGTGATCGAGGAGACCGGCGTGGCCGCCGGCGTCTTGAACCATCCCGCCAATGGCGTAGTATGGCTGGCGAACAAGCTGGCCGCGCATGAGGTGGCGCTGGAAGCGGGCGAGATCATCCTGTCGGGCTCTTTCACCCGTCCGGTGGCCGCGCGCCCCGGCGACACCTTCAACGTCGACTACGGCGTGCTCGGCTCCGTCAACTGCCACTTCATCTGA
- a CDS encoding fumarylacetoacetate hydrolase family protein, translating to MKHARIAYEGAIHAATDAGNGQIRLADGRLLAEEAVTWLPPIEPRTTFTLAINYADHAKELAFKAPAEPLGFLKATNTFVGHRAQTLRPADVGFMHYECELAVVIGKTARDVTREQAYDYVAGYTVANDYALRDYLENWYRPNLRVKSRDTCTPLGPWLVDRDDVADPMNLDLRTTVNGVETQRGNTRDMVFDIPALIAYFSGFMTLSPGDLILTGTPDGIVNVQPGDEVVTEIDGIGRLVNTLVPYPA from the coding sequence ATGAAACACGCACGCATCGCCTACGAAGGCGCCATCCACGCCGCCACCGACGCCGGCAACGGCCAGATCCGCCTGGCGGACGGCCGCCTGCTGGCCGAGGAGGCGGTGACCTGGCTGCCGCCGATCGAGCCGCGCACCACCTTCACGCTGGCCATCAACTACGCCGACCACGCCAAGGAGCTGGCGTTCAAGGCGCCCGCCGAACCGCTGGGCTTTCTCAAGGCCACCAACACCTTCGTCGGCCATCGCGCGCAGACGCTGCGCCCGGCCGACGTGGGCTTCATGCACTACGAATGCGAGCTGGCCGTGGTGATCGGCAAGACCGCCCGCGACGTGACGCGCGAGCAGGCCTACGACTACGTGGCCGGCTACACCGTGGCCAACGACTATGCGCTGCGCGACTACCTGGAGAACTGGTATCGCCCCAACCTGCGCGTCAAGAGCCGCGACACCTGCACCCCGCTGGGGCCGTGGCTGGTGGACCGCGACGACGTCGCCGACCCGATGAACCTGGACCTGCGCACCACCGTCAACGGCGTCGAGACCCAGCGCGGCAACACCCGCGACATGGTGTTCGACATCCCCGCCCTGATCGCGTACTTCAGCGGCTTCATGACGCTGTCGCCCGGCGACCTGATCCTGACCGGCACGCCCGACGGCATCGTCAACGTGCAGCCGGGCGACGAGGTCGTGACCGAGATCGACGGCATCGGCCGGCTCGTCAACACGCTGGTGCCCTACCCCGCCTGA
- a CDS encoding fumarylacetoacetate hydrolase family protein encodes MPHIWIEYSANLDLDTRALMRAVQDAAVGDGSLYPLAGARTRAVRVDDYLIADGHPDNAFVHVLLRIGHGRSAAQQAALGERAFQALRDALAPEMARRPLGLSLQVEEADAVLNYKHSNYRDYLAARAAALPRTVVGAALNTRQALAALGEAVNAPPYQAAPRAPVLYIKPANTHAADGDAITLPADVPEVRIGATLGIVFGRRASRVSEAEALAHVAGYRVVADLSAPHDSYFRPALKQQCRDGFCPIGLALAPAAAVPDPDALGIEVWIDGELAQRASTADLVRPVARLIADVTAFMSFEPGDILLAGARADAPLARAGQRYEIRIAQVGTLGNTLIAGA; translated from the coding sequence ATGCCACATATCTGGATTGAGTACTCCGCCAACCTGGACCTGGACACCCGCGCCCTGATGCGCGCGGTGCAGGACGCCGCCGTTGGCGACGGCAGCCTGTATCCGCTGGCCGGCGCGCGCACCCGCGCCGTGCGGGTCGACGATTACCTGATCGCCGACGGCCATCCCGACAATGCCTTTGTCCACGTGCTGCTGCGCATCGGCCACGGCCGCAGCGCCGCGCAGCAGGCGGCCCTGGGCGAACGCGCGTTCCAGGCGCTGCGCGACGCGCTGGCGCCGGAAATGGCGCGTCGGCCGCTGGGCCTGTCGCTGCAGGTCGAGGAAGCCGACGCGGTGCTCAACTACAAGCACAGCAACTATCGTGACTACCTGGCGGCCCGCGCCGCCGCGCTGCCGCGCACGGTGGTGGGCGCCGCGCTCAATACGCGCCAGGCGCTGGCCGCGCTGGGCGAGGCGGTGAACGCGCCGCCCTACCAGGCCGCGCCGCGCGCGCCGGTGCTGTACATCAAGCCGGCCAATACCCATGCCGCCGACGGCGACGCCATCACGCTGCCGGCCGACGTGCCCGAGGTGCGCATCGGCGCCACCCTGGGCATCGTGTTCGGCCGGCGCGCCAGCCGCGTCAGCGAAGCCGAGGCGCTGGCCCACGTGGCCGGCTATCGCGTGGTGGCCGACCTGTCGGCGCCGCACGACAGCTACTTCCGTCCCGCGCTCAAGCAACAGTGCCGCGACGGCTTCTGCCCGATCGGCCTGGCGCTGGCGCCGGCCGCGGCGGTGCCGGATCCGGACGCGCTCGGCATCGAGGTCTGGATCGACGGCGAACTGGCGCAGCGCGCCAGCACCGCCGACCTGGTGCGGCCGGTGGCCCGGCTGATCGCCGACGTCACCGCCTTCATGAGCTTCGAGCCCGGCGACATCCTGCTGGCCGGGGCCCGCGCCGATGCGCCGCTGGCGCGCGCGGGCCAACGCTACGAGATCCGCATCGCCCAGGTCGGCACGCTCGGCAACACGCTCATCGCCGGCGCCTGA
- the hpaE gene encoding 5-carboxymethyl-2-hydroxymuconate semialdehyde dehydrogenase: MSIKHWINGKQVDSADRFTTFNPATGEAIDEVAAGGQAEVDAAVAAAADAFPKWAGTPAKERARLMRRLGELIDRNVPQLAELETRDTGLPISQTRKQLIPRASENFTFFAEVCTRMNGHTYPVDDQMLNYTLYQPVGVCALVSPWNVPFMTATWKTAPCLALGNTAVLKMSELSPLTADQLGLLALEAGIPPGVLNVVQGHGATAGDALVRHPGVRAISFTGGTVTGKKIMANAGGIKKFSMELGGKSPVLVFDDADVERALDAALFTIFSLNGERCTAGSRIFVQESIYDDFVRRFAERASRLAVGDPTDEATHVGAMITRQHWEKVTGYIRLAGEEGARILAGGADAPLGLPAHLAGGHFVRPTVLADVDNRMRCAQEEIFGPVACLIPFKDEAHGLALANDVKYGLASYIWTSDIGRAHRLARGIEAGMVFINSQNVRDLRQPFGGTKESGTGREGGEYSYEVFAEIKNVCVSMGSHHIPKWGV; the protein is encoded by the coding sequence GTGAGCATCAAGCACTGGATCAACGGCAAGCAGGTCGACAGCGCCGACCGCTTCACCACCTTCAACCCGGCCACGGGCGAGGCCATCGACGAGGTGGCCGCCGGCGGCCAGGCCGAGGTCGACGCCGCCGTGGCCGCCGCGGCCGACGCCTTTCCCAAGTGGGCCGGCACGCCCGCCAAGGAACGCGCGCGGCTGATGCGCCGCCTGGGCGAACTGATCGACCGCAATGTGCCGCAGCTGGCCGAACTGGAAACGCGCGACACCGGCCTGCCGATCTCGCAGACGCGCAAGCAGCTGATCCCGCGCGCGTCCGAGAACTTCACCTTCTTCGCCGAAGTCTGCACCCGCATGAACGGCCATACCTATCCGGTGGACGACCAGATGCTGAACTACACGCTGTACCAGCCGGTCGGCGTGTGCGCGCTGGTGTCGCCGTGGAACGTGCCGTTCATGACTGCGACCTGGAAGACCGCGCCCTGCCTGGCGCTGGGCAACACCGCGGTGCTGAAGATGTCGGAGCTGTCGCCGCTGACGGCCGACCAGCTCGGCCTGCTGGCGCTGGAAGCCGGCATTCCGCCCGGCGTGCTGAACGTGGTGCAGGGCCATGGCGCCACCGCCGGCGACGCGCTGGTGCGTCATCCCGGCGTGCGCGCGATCTCGTTCACCGGCGGCACCGTCACCGGCAAGAAGATCATGGCGAACGCGGGCGGCATCAAGAAGTTCTCGATGGAACTGGGCGGCAAGTCGCCGGTGCTGGTGTTCGACGACGCCGATGTCGAGCGCGCGCTGGACGCGGCGCTGTTCACCATCTTCTCGCTCAACGGCGAGCGCTGCACCGCGGGCTCGCGCATCTTCGTGCAGGAATCGATCTACGACGACTTCGTGCGCCGCTTCGCCGAGCGCGCCAGCCGCCTGGCGGTGGGCGACCCGACCGACGAGGCGACCCACGTGGGCGCGATGATCACGCGCCAGCACTGGGAGAAGGTCACCGGCTACATCCGCCTGGCCGGCGAAGAGGGCGCGCGCATCCTGGCCGGCGGCGCCGACGCGCCGCTGGGCCTGCCGGCGCACCTGGCGGGCGGCCACTTCGTGCGGCCCACGGTCCTGGCCGACGTCGACAACCGCATGCGCTGCGCCCAGGAAGAGATCTTCGGCCCGGTCGCCTGCCTGATCCCGTTCAAGGACGAGGCCCACGGGCTGGCGCTGGCCAACGACGTCAAGTACGGCCTGGCTTCCTATATCTGGACTAGCGATATCGGCCGCGCCCACCGGCTGGCGCGCGGCATCGAGGCCGGCATGGTGTTCATCAACAGCCAGAACGTGCGCGACCTGCGCCAGCCGTTCGGCGGCACCAAGGAATCCGGCACCGGCCGCGAGGGCGGGGAATACAGCTACGAGGTGTTCGCCGAGATCAAGAACGTCTGCGTCTCGATGGGCAGCCACCACATCCCGAAGTGGGGCGTCTGA